The region GACCGGCCTGCGCCACTTGAAGCGATACGCTCACACGCTGTCGAACGAAACCCATGACACGAACGATTCGAACCGCAGGGATGGTACTGGTTGTATTGCTTTCGGCGGCCGTCGGCGGCGTCGCCCTCGGCGGAACGGCGGCCGCGCTCGACGAGGGCGCGGGCGCGACGTACCCGTTGACGCCCGGCTCGAACACGCTCGGCACGTTCGTCTACGTCGCCAGACCCGGCGATGCCGTGGCCGAAAACGGCATCAAGGAGATAACGCTCGACGTGAGCGAGGGCGCAAGCGTCGCCAACGTGACCGACGACGACGTGTTCATCGCGGTGCGTGGCGGCAAGCGCATCGAGATCGCCGAGAACAACAGCGATATCGTCGAGGTCTCGAACATCAGCGTCTCCTCGAATCAAGCCGGTGACGAACTCACCATCACGCTTCCGCGGCCGGTTCGCCCACGGTTCGCCTCGGACAGCCCGAACACCGGGGCCGAAATCGCCGTCAAGGTGGGGAACTTCACGACACCGAGCCAGCCGGGCACCTACCCGATAAACGGCACGCTCACCGACCCCTCGGGAACGACCGACGGACCGGCGACGGTCACATACTCGGTGAGTTCACCGCAGATATCGATGGAAAATCAGGACCTCTCACAGTTCAGCGACCAGCAGACGCTCAACGTCTCGGCGGCGGTCCCGGGTGGCGGCTACGTCGGCGTGTTCACGAAAGCGCCGAACGGCTCACCCGGGAAACTCGTCGGTGCGACGAACGTCTCCACCACGCCGGCCGCACAGA is a window of Halococcus sediminicola DNA encoding:
- a CDS encoding PGF-CTERM sorting domain-containing protein; translated protein: MTRTIRTAGMVLVVLLSAAVGGVALGGTAAALDEGAGATYPLTPGSNTLGTFVYVARPGDAVAENGIKEITLDVSEGASVANVTDDDVFIAVRGGKRIEIAENNSDIVEVSNISVSSNQAGDELTITLPRPVRPRFASDSPNTGAEIAVKVGNFTTPSQPGTYPINGTLTDPSGTTDGPATVTYSVSSPQISMENQDLSQFSDQQTLNVSAAVPGGGYVGVFTKAPNGSPGKLVGATNVSTTPAAQNYTIDVGGNVSESQQLMAVAYTESSGRSAGTRAGESFDPSADQPLRVNGTLVNATANVSTLDVDGKVESGGEYPQGARLYFPQAESGTSYQVRSVDGGELGSAATQFQTGANGTTVLDTSDLSEGQYAITRIDDDSLVSLDNDSTTGPQDDSIFITGQQQTTQATTQASGTDAATDGQSGGDETAAGDGTDAAAGNDSGNGSGSDDSSSSGPGFGIAVAVVALLGAALLATRRDR